From Malaciobacter mytili LMG 24559:
ATCTTATGCCTTTGGAGTAGTAATAGGTGCTCCAATACTTGTTGCACTTAGTGCAAAATTTCCAGCTAAAAATATCTTAATTGCTTTTATGCTTTTATTTACTATTTTTAACTTTTTATCAACAATTGCACCTGATTATTATACTTTAATGCTCTCTAGGTTTTTAAGTGGTTTACCCCATGGAGCTTTTTTTGGGGTAGGAACTGTTGTTGCAGCAAAATTGGCAAAAGAAGGTAAAGCTGCCCAAGCAATAGCTTCTATGTTTACAGGGCTAGCAATTGCAAATCTTGCTATGGTTCCTCTTGTAACATATATAGGGCATCACTTTCATTGGAGATATGCCTTTGGTATTGTTTCACTTATTGGTATTTTAACAATTTTATTTTTATATAAGTGGTTGCCAAAACAAAAAGCCTTAAGAACTGTAACTTTTAAAGAGGAGTTGGAGTTTTTTAAAACTATTAAAGCTTGGCATATTTTAATGATAGTTGCTATTGGATTTGGTGGTTTATTTGCTTGGTTTAGTTATATTGCACCTTTATTAATTTATGTATCAAAATTTGAAGTGGGAAGTGTTTCTTATCTTATGATAGTAGCAGGGGCTGGTATGGTTGTGGGAAATATTTTAGGTGGATATTTAGCAGATAAAAAAAATCCAGTTATTGTTTCTATTTTTTTACTTTTTTCTATGGTTACAGCTTTAATTTTAGTATTTTTCTTTTCTGAGTTTAAAGTTATTTCTATAATTCTTACTTTTATTTGTGGAGCATTAGCTATGTCTATTGGTTCTCCTATAAATATGATTATGTTAAGTAGTGCAAAACACTCAGCTATGTTAGGAGCTGCTTTTTTACAAGCCGCTTTTAATGTGGCAAACTCTTTAGGTTCTTTTTTTGGAGGAATACCTTTGTTTTTAGGATTTGAGTATAATTATCCTTCTTTAATTGGTGCAGCGATGGCTTTAGTTGGTGCAATTTTATGTTTAGTATTTTTAAAAAAGTATAAAGGATAAAATATAGAACTAAAATATAAAACTTTAGGAAAAGGGAAAAAAGCAGTATTTTTTTTGCATGAACTTATGGGAGATAGTAGAAACTATAATGCAATTATTCCTTATTTAAATATAAAAGATTTTAAATATTTTTTTATAGATTTAAGAGGATATGGCTTATCTATAAAGCTAAAAGGAAGTTATAGTTGCAGTGAAGCCATTGAAGATATTTTAACTATTATAAAAAAAGAAAAGCTATCAAAAGTAAATTTAGTAGGACACTCTATGTCTGCATTAATTGCTCAAAGCTTTGCTATTTCGTATGAAAACTATTTAGAAAATCTTATATTAATTACTCCTGTTCTTGCTAGTGGAGTAAAGATGAAAGAAGAAGCAAAACAAAAACTTTTAAAAGATATGCAAGAAGATAATAAAATAGAAGAAGTTGTACTTAATTCTAGTAAAAGATACAACCAAACTTGGATAGATTATAGAATAAATATGGCATATACCTCATCAACTAAAGAAGCAAGAGTTGGTTATATGAAGATGTATTTAAATGAAGATTTTTCAAATGAAGCTTCTAAAATAACAGTTCCAGTAAAAGCAATTGTAGGAAAATATGATTTTGTGGTTTTTAGTAAAGCTGTTGTAAATAAAGCTTTTAAAAGTTGGTATAAAAACTTAGAGCTAATAGAGTTTGAAGAAGCAGGACACTATCCTATGATAGAAACTCCTGTTTTATTTGCAAGTAAACTTGAAGAATTTCTTCTTTAGTTTACTTTCTAATTGAAGTTGCTGTTAAAAATATATAGTTTTTACCAGTAAGAGTTACTCTAAACTTCTTTTGTTGAAGATATTTTTTACAAAAAACCGCATCTTTATAAAGTAAAGACATCTCTGAATAAGAGTAATTTTTTGCCATTGCCCCATATATCATCTCTCCATCTATCCATCTACAATTTGGAAAGCCAAGTATCATTGAACCCTCTTTTTTTAGTAAGTTTTGAACAATACTCATAAAAGTAAGGTTAAAATTTATAGAAGAACTTTGTAAAGTTCCAATAGAAATAATTAAATCAAATTCTCCTAAATTTAAACTTTCTAAATTATTTATATCCTCTTTTAAAAAACTTACATTAGAAAACTCTTTAAATCTTTGTTTTGCTTCATTTATAGCAGATTGTGAATAATCAATACCTACTAACTCTAAACTTGAAAAATTTTCAACTAGATTTTTTATAACTTCAAACTCATCAGCTTTATTTACTCCTAAATTTAAAATTCTAATTCTATCTTGTACTTTTACATTTTTTAAAGCACTTATATAACTAAGTAAAAAAGCTGGTTCTTCATTTTTATTTATTTGATTAAAAGTTGATTGTATTCCATATTTTTCCTCTTTTTGAAGTTCTTGAATATGGAAGCTATCTTCTTTATTTAGTTTTTCAAAAGTAAGTTTTACAAGCTGATTTTCTATTATTATTGGTGTTTTAAATCTACAAAACAGACTTTCAGCCAAATCCATCCAAGCTTTATAACTTCTATAAAGATACTCTTTATTTTCTATTATTACTTTTTGTCCAGCATAAAAAGAAGGAAATTTATCAGGATTTAAAACAATAAACTCAACTTTATTTTCTTCTTTTAAGCTATTTTGTAAAATATTTATTATTTGAAACATTGTTTCATTTGAAAAGTGGTACATTAAGGCTCTTTTTTTTGCAAATTATAAATTAATCTGTATTAATCTTATCTATAAGAGGCATTGGATTTTTCTATTTTCATATCATGAAAGCCATTTATTGACATAAACATTCTAATTTCTTTGTCTATTGCTCTATTTTTTGGCCCTTTAATTATCTCTATAATTGGTGGTGTTTCTTCTTTATATTTATTAAATTTTAGTTCAAAATATGGGATTAAATTATCATGGCAACTTCTAAACTTCATATTTGAAATACTATTTTCAAACTTATAACAACCATTTTCTTTATCATTTATAATTATTGGATTATGTAGTATTC
This genomic window contains:
- a CDS encoding MFS transporter yields the protein MTKQLFPLALGGLGIGTTEFVIMGLLPDIANDINITIPVAGHLISSYAFGVVIGAPILVALSAKFPAKNILIAFMLLFTIFNFLSTIAPDYYTLMLSRFLSGLPHGAFFGVGTVVAAKLAKEGKAAQAIASMFTGLAIANLAMVPLVTYIGHHFHWRYAFGIVSLIGILTILFLYKWLPKQKALRTVTFKEELEFFKTIKAWHILMIVAIGFGGLFAWFSYIAPLLIYVSKFEVGSVSYLMIVAGAGMVVGNILGGYLADKKNPVIVSIFLLFSMVTALILVFFFSEFKVISIILTFICGALAMSIGSPINMIMLSSAKHSAMLGAAFLQAAFNVANSLGSFFGGIPLFLGFEYNYPSLIGAAMALVGAILCLVFLKKYKG
- a CDS encoding methyltransferase domain-containing protein, with product MYHFSNETMFQIINILQNSLKEENKVEFIVLNPDKFPSFYAGQKVIIENKEYLYRSYKAWMDLAESLFCRFKTPIIIENQLVKLTFEKLNKEDSFHIQELQKEEKYGIQSTFNQINKNEEPAFLLSYISALKNVKVQDRIRILNLGVNKADEFEVIKNLVENFSSLELVGIDYSQSAINEAKQRFKEFSNVSFLKEDINNLESLNLGEFDLIISIGTLQSSSINFNLTFMSIVQNLLKKEGSMILGFPNCRWIDGEMIYGAMAKNYSYSEMSLLYKDAVFCKKYLQQKKFRVTLTGKNYIFLTATSIRK
- a CDS encoding alpha/beta fold hydrolase, whose protein sequence is MELKYKTLGKGKKAVFFLHELMGDSRNYNAIIPYLNIKDFKYFFIDLRGYGLSIKLKGSYSCSEAIEDILTIIKKEKLSKVNLVGHSMSALIAQSFAISYENYLENLILITPVLASGVKMKEEAKQKLLKDMQEDNKIEEVVLNSSKRYNQTWIDYRINMAYTSSTKEARVGYMKMYLNEDFSNEASKITVPVKAIVGKYDFVVFSKAVVNKAFKSWYKNLELIEFEEAGHYPMIETPVLFASKLEEFLL